One Osmerus eperlanus chromosome 24, fOsmEpe2.1, whole genome shotgun sequence DNA window includes the following coding sequences:
- the LOC134010862 gene encoding CREB-regulated transcription coactivator 1-like isoform X2 — protein sequence MASSNNPRKFSEKIALHNQKQAEETAAFEEVMKDLNITRAARLQLQKTQYLQLGQNRGQYYGGSLPNVNQIGNSNNDMPFQNSVSDTSRTTRHHGLVDRVYRDRNRIASPHRRPISVDKHGRQIDSCPYGSVYLSPPPDTSWRRTNSDSALHQSAMNPKPQETYVGGSQELQPKRVLLLTVPGTEECEPETDEDAQKQMWDNKKNDSSRPKSCDVPGINIFPSPDQEVNTSLLPATHNTGGSLPDLTNIQFPPPLPTPLDPDDTVAFPALSASNSTGNLTTNLTHLGISAASHVGTASSQSAMTVSSQRQLPTVVPLTLSVDLQPQPSPQQLSPTLSPPINITQVVPMETLSLEQQLSQYPFFSQLTAQAQAQVLNDLHLQQLLPQGIRLITLPPLATTTPATQASLDSQIQTSASINVNSHISVVGSIFGDSFYDQQLASRQTNALSHQLEQFNMIENPISSNSLYSHCSTLNYTQAAMMGLTGSSLQDTQQLGFSSHGNIPNIILTVTGESPPSLSKELTNSLAGVGDVSFDADSQFPLDELKIDPLTLDGLHMLNDPDMVLTDPATEDTFRMDRL from the exons aTGGCGTCCTCAAACAATCCCCGCAAATTTAGCGAGAAAATCGCTCTGCATAATCAAAAACAAGCAGAAGAGACTGCAGCTTTTGAAGAGGTGATGAAAGACCTAAACATTACCAGAGCTGCGCGG TTGCAGTTACAGAAGACCCAGTATTTGCAACTAGGGCAGAATCGTGGACAGTACTATGGAGGCTCACTGCCCAATGTCAATCAGATTGGAAATAGCAACAATGACATGCCTTTTCAG AATTCTGTGTCGGACACCAGTCGAACCACTAGGCATCACGGTCTAGTGGACCGTGTCTACCGTGACCGGAACCGCATCGCTTCACCCCACCGCCGGCCAATCTCTGTTGACAAACATGGCCGCCAGAT CGACAGCTGCCCCTATGGCTCCGTgtatctctcccctccacctgacaccagctggaggag GACAAATTCAGACTCGGCCTTACACCAGAGTGCGATGAACCCTAAGCCACAGGAAACGTATGTGGGGGGATCCCAAGAGCTCCAGCCCAAGCGAG TGTTGCTGTTAACAGTGCCTGGGACCGAGGAGTGTGAACCAGAAACAGACGAGGATGCACAGAAGCAAATGTGGGATAATAAAAAG AATGACTCATCGAGACCCAAGTCCTGCGATGTCCCAGGGATCAA CATCTTCCCATCACCCGATCAGGAAGTGAACACATCTTTGCTTCCTGCCACACACAACACTGGCGGCTCGCTGCCTGACCTCACCAACATTCAGTTCCCCCCACCGCTGCCCACCCCGTTGGACCCCGACGATACGGTGGCCTTCCCCGCCCTCAGCGCCTCCAACAGCACGGGAAACCTGACCACCAACCTCACCCACCTAGGCATCAGTGCCGCCAGCCACG TGGGGACGGCTTCCTCTCAGTCCGCCATGACGGTGTCATCCCAGCGGCAGCTGCCCACCGTGGTGCCCCTCACCCTCAGCGTAGACCTCCAGCCTCAGCCGTCTCCACAGcagctctcccccaccctgtcgcCTCCCATCAACATCACGCAG GTAGTGCCAATGGAAACCTTGAGCCTAGAGCAGCAGCTGTCCCAGTACCCCTTCTTCAGCCAGCTGACAGCTCAGGCACAGGCCCAGGTGCTGAACGACCTGCATCTGCAGCAGCTTCTGCCCCAGGGCATCAGGCTGATCACCCTGCCCCCGCTGGCCACCACCACCCCGGCCACGCAGGCCTCCCTGGACTCTCAGATCCAGACCAGCGCAAGCATCAACGTCAACTCA CACATTTCTGTGGTGGGCAGTATCTTCGGAGACTCTTTCTATGACCAGCAGCTGGCGTCGAGACAAACCAATGCTCTTTCCCACCAG CTGGAGCAGTTCAACATGATTGAGAACCCCATCAGCTCCAACAGCCTGTACAGCCATTGCTCCACCCTCAACTACACACAGGCAGCCATGATGGGGCTTACCGGGAGCAGCCTGCAAGACACCCAGCAGCTGGGCTTCAGTAGCCATGGCAACATCCCCAACATCATCCTCACAG TAACAGGAGAGTCTCCACCCAGTCTCTCCAAAGAGCTGACCAACTCGCTGGCCGGTGTTGGGGATGTCAGCTTTGATGCAGACTCTCAATTTCCATTGGATGAACTGAAAATCGACCCCCTTACCTTGGACGGACTGCACATGCTCAATGACCCTGACATGGTACTCACCGACCCTGCTACGGAGGATACATTCAGGATGGACAGGTTGTAA
- the LOC134010862 gene encoding CREB-regulated transcription coactivator 1-like isoform X1, whose product MASSNNPRKFSEKIALHNQKQAEETAAFEEVMKDLNITRAARLQLQKTQYLQLGQNRGQYYGGSLPNVNQIGNSNNDMPFQNSVSDTSRTTRHHGLVDRVYRDRNRIASPHRRPISVDKHGRQIDSCPYGSVYLSPPPDTSWRRTNSDSALHQSAMNPKPQETYVGGSQELQPKRVLLLTVPGTEECEPETDEDAQKQMWDNKKNDSSRPKSCDVPGINIFPSPDQEVNTSLLPATHNTGGSLPDLTNIQFPPPLPTPLDPDDTVAFPALSASNSTGNLTTNLTHLGISAASHVGTASSQSAMTVSSQRQLPTVVPLTLSVDLQPQPSPQQLSPTLSPPINITQVVPMETLSLEQQLSQYPFFSQLTAQAQAQVLNDLHLQQLLPQGIRLITLPPLATTTPATQASLDSQIQTSASINVNSYRNQTGSPANQSPTSPVSNQGFSPVGSPQHISVVGSIFGDSFYDQQLASRQTNALSHQLEQFNMIENPISSNSLYSHCSTLNYTQAAMMGLTGSSLQDTQQLGFSSHGNIPNIILTVTGESPPSLSKELTNSLAGVGDVSFDADSQFPLDELKIDPLTLDGLHMLNDPDMVLTDPATEDTFRMDRL is encoded by the exons aTGGCGTCCTCAAACAATCCCCGCAAATTTAGCGAGAAAATCGCTCTGCATAATCAAAAACAAGCAGAAGAGACTGCAGCTTTTGAAGAGGTGATGAAAGACCTAAACATTACCAGAGCTGCGCGG TTGCAGTTACAGAAGACCCAGTATTTGCAACTAGGGCAGAATCGTGGACAGTACTATGGAGGCTCACTGCCCAATGTCAATCAGATTGGAAATAGCAACAATGACATGCCTTTTCAG AATTCTGTGTCGGACACCAGTCGAACCACTAGGCATCACGGTCTAGTGGACCGTGTCTACCGTGACCGGAACCGCATCGCTTCACCCCACCGCCGGCCAATCTCTGTTGACAAACATGGCCGCCAGAT CGACAGCTGCCCCTATGGCTCCGTgtatctctcccctccacctgacaccagctggaggag GACAAATTCAGACTCGGCCTTACACCAGAGTGCGATGAACCCTAAGCCACAGGAAACGTATGTGGGGGGATCCCAAGAGCTCCAGCCCAAGCGAG TGTTGCTGTTAACAGTGCCTGGGACCGAGGAGTGTGAACCAGAAACAGACGAGGATGCACAGAAGCAAATGTGGGATAATAAAAAG AATGACTCATCGAGACCCAAGTCCTGCGATGTCCCAGGGATCAA CATCTTCCCATCACCCGATCAGGAAGTGAACACATCTTTGCTTCCTGCCACACACAACACTGGCGGCTCGCTGCCTGACCTCACCAACATTCAGTTCCCCCCACCGCTGCCCACCCCGTTGGACCCCGACGATACGGTGGCCTTCCCCGCCCTCAGCGCCTCCAACAGCACGGGAAACCTGACCACCAACCTCACCCACCTAGGCATCAGTGCCGCCAGCCACG TGGGGACGGCTTCCTCTCAGTCCGCCATGACGGTGTCATCCCAGCGGCAGCTGCCCACCGTGGTGCCCCTCACCCTCAGCGTAGACCTCCAGCCTCAGCCGTCTCCACAGcagctctcccccaccctgtcgcCTCCCATCAACATCACGCAG GTAGTGCCAATGGAAACCTTGAGCCTAGAGCAGCAGCTGTCCCAGTACCCCTTCTTCAGCCAGCTGACAGCTCAGGCACAGGCCCAGGTGCTGAACGACCTGCATCTGCAGCAGCTTCTGCCCCAGGGCATCAGGCTGATCACCCTGCCCCCGCTGGCCACCACCACCCCGGCCACGCAGGCCTCCCTGGACTCTCAGATCCAGACCAGCGCAAGCATCAACGTCAACTCA TACCGTAATCAGACTGGCTCTCCGGCCAATCAGTCTCCAACCTCCCCTGTCTCCAATCAAGGCTTCTCCCCTGTCGGCTCGCCTCAA CACATTTCTGTGGTGGGCAGTATCTTCGGAGACTCTTTCTATGACCAGCAGCTGGCGTCGAGACAAACCAATGCTCTTTCCCACCAG CTGGAGCAGTTCAACATGATTGAGAACCCCATCAGCTCCAACAGCCTGTACAGCCATTGCTCCACCCTCAACTACACACAGGCAGCCATGATGGGGCTTACCGGGAGCAGCCTGCAAGACACCCAGCAGCTGGGCTTCAGTAGCCATGGCAACATCCCCAACATCATCCTCACAG TAACAGGAGAGTCTCCACCCAGTCTCTCCAAAGAGCTGACCAACTCGCTGGCCGGTGTTGGGGATGTCAGCTTTGATGCAGACTCTCAATTTCCATTGGATGAACTGAAAATCGACCCCCTTACCTTGGACGGACTGCACATGCTCAATGACCCTGACATGGTACTCACCGACCCTGCTACGGAGGATACATTCAGGATGGACAGGTTGTAA